ctcaaagtgaagcaacataccatcatattcactgaCAAAAAAGGAGATAGCAACCTCGGTAATGGTGATAGGGATGACATTgtccaaacctcttatcataTCACGGTGGCAGAAACAGATGCCGTAGaggaagacgatcatgaagattttgaaattgaagtagtcgaagctcctccagaacttgaagacgggggggggggggataaGCCACTATGAACGAACTTAAGGAGATTAACTTGGGAACAGAAGAAGACCCAAGacctatttttgtgagtgcgtctttaagttctaaagaagaaaaaaaatctcttgATATGTTGCTCGAGTACAAAGATGTCTTCGCTTGGACCTACAAAGAAATGCCCGGCCTGGATCCAAAGGTAGCAGTTCATCGACTTGCTGTCAAACCAAAGGCTCGGCCGaccaagcaaacacaaagacgctttcgaacagaatttattcctcaaattgaagcagaagttgataagttgattgccgcacgcttcattagagaggttcaATATCCAAAGTGGATCACAAATATTGTTCATGTTAAGAAGAAGAACGGACACATCCgcgtttgtgtagattttcgTGACTTAAATAAGGTGTGTTCAAAAGATGATTTCTCTCTGCCAATCATAGAACTCATGGTGGATGCGACAACTAGGCATGAGGCTTTGTCATTcatggtttttgttttctcacATCAACTAGGAGCAAGCTCATGAAAGATTTCATATTGAAGTTTTAGATGGTTTGGGAAAACCatgattttcaaaaatttcagATAAGGATGGTCTTGGAGGATGAGGAACTCACTGCATTTCGAACTCCCAAATgaatttattgctataaggTCATGTCATTCGGGTTAAAATATGCCGGTGCAACGTACCAACATGCTATGTAGAACATTTTCGGTGACATGCTGCACAAGTATGTAGAGtgttatgttgatgatttggttgtaaaaacaaagaaaagaagtgatCACTTGAAAGATATATGAAGAGTGTTCGACATGTTACTCAAATACCAGTTAAAAATAAATCATTTGAAGTGTGCCTTCGACGTCAATTAtggaaaatttcttggattcatcgTGAAGCACCGAAGCATCGAGGTAgaccaatccaaaattaaagccatccAAGAAATTCCGGAGCCAATAAATTTGCGCGAGTTGAAAAGCCTCAAGGACGACTTGCCTTCATCAGACGGTTCATATCGAACCTGGTGTGCCGTTGCCAACCATTCAgtcgactcatgaagaaagatgttttatttgtatgggatgaagCTTGTCGCAATGCCTTTGAGAGCATAAACAAATACCTGGCGAATCCTCCGGTGTTGGGTGCACCTATCGCCGGGATACCTCTTATCCTTTACATCGCGGTtcaagagagatcacttgGGGCCCTTCTTGCCCAAGTAAATGAAGCCAAAAAAGAGAAAGCCTTGTACGACTTAAGTCGGACCTGAGTTAAATTATCCGCCAatagagaagatgtgtctTACACTCGTCTTCGCTattcaaaagttgaggcattacatgcaagcttacacaatGCACTTAGTAGCGCGAGCGGATCcagttaagttcatattatcaAAACCAGTTCTAACCGGGCGCATGGCTAAGTGGGCGTTACTATTGAACCAATATGACATCATATATGTGCCCGCTAAAGCAGTGAAAGAACAGGCGTTGGCTGGCTTCCTGGTAGACCACCTTATTCCGGCAGATTGGGAAATCTCAAATGACTTTCCGGACGAGGAAGTCTTCCTTACAGAGGTCCTCCAGATTTGGAAGTTGTTTTTCGATGGCTCATCTAGGGCAAACGGAGCAGGGGCtggtgttatctttgtctctccaCAGAAACAgatattgccttattctttcactcttgggGAGCTATGCTCTAACAATGTCGCAGAGTATCTAGCGTTAATCATAGGATTGCAAACAacgttagaaattgaaatccaaagtctcgaagtgtatggagactcgaagttggtaATTGATCAACTCCTCACTAATTACAaggtcaagaaggaagatttgttaccttatttccaactcgCCACACAACTCTTGAAGGGCTTTGATAACGTTACACTCATACAAGTGCCACGAAAAGAAATCAAATGGAAGACGCGTTGGTGAACTTGGCGGCGACCTTGGCATTGTctggagatgaaattttggacatcccAATTTACCAAAAGTGGGTCGTGACAACAAAGCCTTTACTCTAGTATGACAGTTGTCATGTAGTGTCAGTTTacaccattgatgttgaagattggaggcattattttatcgactatcttgagcacaacaagTTTCCCGAAGATTTGAAGCAAAAGTGGTGCATCAAACGGCGAGCACCGcgcttcctctactacaaagaaaTTTTATATCAGAGGTCATTTGACGGAGTACTCCTTCAATGcttgggaaaagatgaagcggCCAAAGTCATGGAAGAGGTTCATTCTGGAGTGTATGGAGCACATCAATGAGGACCAAAGTTACATTTTCAAGTAAGACGACTAGTGTATTATTGGCCCACCATGGTCAAGgattgtatggagtatgcaCAGAAATGTCAAGCTTGCcagtttcatgccaacttcattcatcagaCACCCGAGCCGCTGCATCCGACAATTGCTTCACACCCATTCGATgtctggggaatggatgcaatcGGACCCATCACTTTGAAATCGTCGActggtcatatgtacattctTGCAGCCACAGATTCTTTCTCAAAGTGGGCAGAGGCGATACCGCTCAAAGAAATAAAGgaagaaaatgttgtggacttcattacgGGAAGCATTATACAACGTTATGGTATATCACGCTGCATCATCACAGACAACGCCAAGTATTTCTCGAATACCACAACAGAAAAGTTGAGTAAGAAATTTCACTTCAAGCTGAGTAAGAATACCGCAaccattgatgttgaagattggGAGGAATCCTTTTATCGACtatcttgagcacaacaagcttcccgaagattcgaagcaaaagtggagcatcaagcggcgagcaccgcgcttcctctactacaaagaaaTTTTATATCGAAGGTCATTGGACAGAGTACTCCTTCGATGcttgggaaaagatgaagcggCCAAAGCCATAAAAGAGGTTCATTCTGGAGTGTGTAGAGCACATCAGTGAGGACCAAAGTTATATTTTCAAGTCAGAcgactagggtattattggcccaccatggtcaaggattgtatggagtatgcaCAGAAATGTCAAGCTTGtcagtttcatgccaacttcattcatcagaCACCCGAGCCGCTGCATCCGACAATTGCTTCGCACCCATTTGATTtctggggaatggatgcaatcGGACCTATCACTTCGAAATCGTCGGctggtcatatgtacattATGGCAGCCACAAATTCTTTCTCAAAGTGGGCATGGGCAATACCGCTCAAAGGAATAAAGGAAGAAAATGGTGTGGACTTCATTACGGGAAGCTTAATAAAACGTTATGGTATACCACGTTCCATCATCACAGACAACGTCAAGTATTTCTCGAATACCGCAACAAAAAAGTGGAGTAAGAAATTCCACTTCAAGCTTCACTTCTCTTCGATGTATAACGCTCCGGCAAATGGTTTGGCAGAGGCATTTAATAAAACGCTTTGTAatattctgaaaaaaaaaactgtcagcaagaagcagagggattagcatgagaaattgggcgaagCTCTCTGGGCTTATAGAACGACCTATCGGACAGTCACAAATActacaccttattctctcgtctatggtgtcgaagtcgtgttaccattagagaaagaaattctGTCATTAagaatcgctttgcaagaaaatctcacaaatgaggaaaatgtcaagttacgccttcaagagttagaagctttggacgagaagaggcttgatgcacaacaacacctggaatgctaccaaactcggatgtcacacgccttcaacaaaggtgttcgaccacagtcatttcaagttgatgatttagttcttgCTGTTCaaagacccatcattatgacgcacaagactggctccaaattcaagtcaaaatGGGATGGTCCTTACGTTGTTAGAGAAGTATACACCAATagagcttacaaaattgtggcggaagacggTTTGATGATCGGTCCCATTAACGACAAGTTCATGAAGAAGTACCATGCTTGAAAACATCaaaaatgctccaagtctgtacgagcctaaactgcataagacaagaaaacaaaacaaaacaaaacaaaaatgttcCACGTctgcatgagcttaaactgcacaaggcacctaaaaaacaaaacccttaaactacgtgatgacttgattccttCTGTAGATGGATACGTAAGTagcttgagaataacaatcttaagttcagtcacaccaaaataaaaagaagcaAGTCTCAATCATTCAAGTCAGCTATCACATCCAGGTCAAACCATTGAAGTTACTACgatgttcttcaaaactgACTCGCAATttctttgcctcttcaatctATGTCACAGTCAGTTATGGAATCTCTCGAATTTGGCACTTCTTCTGTTTTAGATCAACAAGTCTTGCactgtgaaaaaaaaagtatgaacTTAGCTCTTCGTTGCCTGACTTGGGCGGTTGGAAGCTGGCTACTTAGTGATTCATTACATAAGTACACTGTGAGACGGGAGTTGAGCTGCCATAGAATGGAGCTTTAAAAGTGAATGGCCCAGTAAGAGAGAGATATACGGTTAAGGTGGTGTCATCATGttgctcatcttcaacatcgtCGAGGATAGTCATTGTCCCGTCCttgaaactcttgaaagccgtcatgctgaatgtgatgtgtaaagcctaaaacgcttttattaagtgttgtcaagtctatgaaatgaaagcagtcaagcgattaggtcgtttacgttcttcaaccTTCTAAAAGCCGTCATGTTCAATATGATgagtaaagcctaaaacgcttatattgagtgttgtcaagtctatgaaatgaaagcagtcaagcgattaggtcgtttacgttatTCAACCTTCTGAAAGCCGTCATGCTGATTGTGATGCGTAAAacctaaaacgcttttattgagtactgtcaagtctatgaattgacagcagtcaagcgattaggtcttttgcgttcttcaaactcttgaaagccgttatggtgaatgtgatgcgtaaaggctaaaacgcttttattgagtgttgTCAAGCCTATGAAATGAGaacagtcaagcgattaggtcgtttacgttcttgaaactcttgaaagccaccGTGGTGAAtatgatgcgtaaagcctaaaacgcttttattgagtgctgtcaagtctatgaaatgagagcagtcaagcgattaggtcatttacgttcttcaaatccgcCAGAAATCAATGCATTTCGAAAGCAGTCAGATGGTTAGATCGATCGCGACTCTCAAATTTGTTGTcaaaaatcctacaaaaaaaaaatagtcaaAATCAGACCATGATCCTATAAAAAAAACAGGATCGCATAGCAGGAGCCGAGCCGGAGCCAGAGCCAAGAATAAGCCGAGCCGGAGAGAGACAGCTGCATTAAACAACACCAACAGGAATGGTGCAGAATCATATTTGTCTGAGGCCGTGGTGATCTCTTTAGCTCCCATAATAATGACAGCAAGAGAAAGATCAAATGGAAACCCTCCACCTGAAGAATCTCAATCAGGGAGCAATCCTGATGTAACACATGTTACtcaattgaaataaaaaaaaaactttacgAGGCTATGGTACTTTGTATATAAGCACACGGTATCAGGCATTGCTGAAAAAGATGGAGGTGAACAACCTGATgaagcagaaaaaaaaacacagaaaAAATCGCCTTGCGCGGTGATGGATCCAAAGCTGAGCTTGACAAATGAGCATCCAGACAATAAAAATAATCAACTCCACCATTGGCCTCAAAAATGTTAAGTCATATGGAACAGAGGGGCGTAAGAAAGATGGTCCACAAGTTTCTCCAGTTGATAAGGTGTTTGACCACATCTTATTTAGAGGAAGCGACATTAAGGATTTCCAAGCTACATCTGCACACAAAAAGGAAAGTGAAGAATGTATCTAAGTATGTCATCAGTGTCGCAAAGAATCCAGAATTTGCACATAAATTACATGCCGTCTTGTTGGAGAGTGGTGCTTCACCTACTCCTAActtattttcatatatgaatcCTCAATATCTAAATGAAGGTAAATTGCTTGGACAAATCAATGCAAATGGGGAACTTGTAGGTGATGGGGTCCATGATTACCTGGTTAAACTATTATCAAGCAGTGCCAATCTTCTGCCGTGAATGTAACTGAGTGGCAGAACGGAAGAACTTCATGTTGAAGATAAAGATGAAAATTGAACGGCAATGAGTAATGAATGAAATGCTTGTGTGTTGAACTATAAAATTACAGGCGATTAAATAGACAAGCATGCACTCCTAAGCAATCAATGCTAGAGAAGACATTTGTCaatgatcatcaataaatgccAACACTCCTAAGCAATTAATGCTAGAGAAAAAATTTGTCAATAATCATCAATCAATACCAACACTCCTAAACAATCaatgttagagaagaaatttgtcaatgatcatcaataaatgccAACACTCCTAAGCAATCaatgttagagaagaaattTGCCaatgatcatcaataaatgacaacACTCCTAAGCAATTAATGCTAGAGATGAAATTTGTCaatgatcatcaataaatgctTAAGCCATaccaaatcaaataaatcgacGGGAAAGTTAAtaattgataggagcactttgtgcgacgttcttaacatgtttttacctcaatgtgtactttgcttagcccttattgttgtactattgagtcattaagtcgtagtaagagtcttgggaggTATTGGaagcatttttgtgcttacatgagtttaaaacgcataattggtctagagtcctattttgactaggaatccttgttaggttttgaaactaattatctcttacttatgattttattttcttattttcagatttgattgaagagataattaaagaaaaagagatggagcaaagtcatgcaacaattaaataaaagatgatcattaaaggtataaaacatggcatgttttaagGATTAAagtatgacatgtttt
This is a stretch of genomic DNA from Argentina anserina chromosome 4, drPotAnse1.1, whole genome shotgun sequence. It encodes these proteins:
- the LOC126792411 gene encoding uncharacterized protein LOC126792411 gives rise to the protein MVKDCMEYAQKCQACQFHANFIHQTPEPLHPTIASHPFDVWGMDAIGPITLKSSTGHMYILAATDSFSKWAEAIPLKEIKEENVVDFITGSIIQRYGISRCIITDNAKYFSNTTTEKLSKKFHFKLSKNTATIDVEDWEESFYRLS